In Mastomys coucha isolate ucsf_1 unplaced genomic scaffold, UCSF_Mcou_1 pScaffold20, whole genome shotgun sequence, one DNA window encodes the following:
- the LOC116098196 gene encoding lithostathine-1 — MARSAYFILLSCLMVLSPSQGQEAEEDLPSARISCPEGSNAYSSYCYYFIEDRLTWADADLYCQNMNSGNLVSILSQAEGNFVASLVKESGTTDANVWSGLHDPKRNRRWHWSSGSLFLYKAWATGSPNSSNRGYCASLTSNTGYKRWKDDNCDAQYSFVCKFRG, encoded by the exons ATGGCTAGGAGTGCCTACTTCATCCTGCTCTCGTGTCTGATGGTCCTGTCTCCAAGCCAAG GCCAGGAGGCTGAAGAAGACCTGCCATCTGCCAGGATCAGTTGTCCAGAAGGTTCCAATGCCTACAGCTCCTACTGTTACTACTTCATTGAAGATCGTTTAACTTGGGCTGATGCAGAT CTTTATTGCCAGAACATGAATTCAGGCAACCTGGTGTCAATTCTCAGCCAGGCTGAGGGCAACTTTGTGGCCTCTTTGGTTAAGGAGAGTGGTACTACAGATGCCAATGTCTGGAGTGGCCTTCACGACCCTAAAAGG AATCGTCGTTGGCACTGGAGCagtgggtctctgtttctctaCAAAGCCTGGGCAACTGGGTCTCCTAACAGTTCCAATCGTGGCTACTGTGCATCTCTGACTTCAAACACAG GATACAAGAGATGGAAAGATGACAACTGTGATGCCCAATATTCATTTGTCTGCAAGTTCAGAGGCTGA